A region of the Dyadobacter sp. CECT 9275 genome:
AGAATTAGTTACTTTCTCAACATTACTTTTTTAAACAACTGAGGAATACTATATACTTTTTTACAACACAAAGTTTTACTCCACTCTTTTACCTGACCATCATAACCCTACCTATTTTCATCCGAAGAGTCCCAAAGCAGTATTTTTTGTATATTGTCATAACCTACTAACAACTAAAAAATCAAAATGGAACTTATCAAGGAATTTGACAAACAGGGAAACTTCCTGTTTAAGTACAGGGGCACGCTGCCAATTATTATCCTTTTTCTCGGCCTGAGTGTACATGCTTATGTACGCTGGGAGGATGCCAGAACAGGAAATACTGATTTTACAGAAAACGGATATGAATTCTTTTGTCTTTGCGTGGCTTTGCTTGGCCTGGTGATCAGAATACTGACCGTAGGGTATGCCCAGAAAAATACTTCGGGCCGTAACACTGCCAGACAAGTAGCCGATCACCTCAATACCTCCGGGATGTATTCCATTGTGAGGCACCCGCTTTACCTGGGCAATTTCTTCATGTGGCTGGGCGTGGCCATGCTGACGCAGCACACCTGGTTTATTGTGGCCTTCATCCTGCTTTACTGGCTTTATTATGAGAGAATTATGTATGCAGAGGAGCAATTTATAAGTAAAAAATTCGGGAAATCGTTTTCCGAATGGGCTTCCCGCACGCCAGCCATTGTTCCTTATATAAGCCAGTGGAACAACCCCAACCTTGAATTCAGTACCAAAAAGATATTACGCCAGGAAAAAAACGGTTTTGCCGCCATTTTTATACTTTTCTTCCTGTTTGATACGGTGGGTGAATATATCACTTACGGCGATGTACAATTCCGGAACATACATTGGCTTTTCCTTTGCCTCGGAAGCTGTGTCACATATATGGTACTAAAATTGATGAAAAACAGCTCATTCCTGAAACCCGGCGTACACCGGTAAGCACTTTATCCCTAACATGTACACAATTCTGATATTTCAGGAGGATATACTCTGTTTTAATCCATAACTTTGAAGTTGTAAATCAGGACTGGTATTTATGGAATTTCTGAAAAGCCAGCGCCTCAACAATCTCAGATACGAGATACGGGGTGCTACGTACGAAAAAGCCCTTGAACTGGAAAGTCAGGGTTATAAAATTCACAATCTCAATATAGGTAACCCGGCACCATTTGGTTTCGATTCTCCTGATGAAATCGTGCATGATATCATCATGAACCTTCGGAACGCACAGGGTTACTCGGATTCGCGCGGGCTTTTCGCAGCCAGAAAGGCTGTTATGCACTATACGCAGAACCGCGGGATCCAGGACGTTGAAATTAATGACATATTTATAGGAAACGGCGTCAGCGAGCTGATCCTGCTTTCCATGCAGGCATTGCTGAACCCAGGTGACGAAATTCTTGTACCGTCGCCCGACTATCCCCTGTGGACGGCCTCCATTGCCCTCAGCGGCGGCAAACCGGTGCATTATATCTGTGATGAAGCATCGGACTGGAATCCCGATCTGGATGATATGGAGCGAAAAATCACCTCCCGCACCAAAGGTATCGTGCTGATCAATCCTAACAACCCTACAGGCGCAGTATATGAAAAGGACATCCTTGAAAAAATCGCCAGAATGGCCGAAGAGCATAAGCTGATCATTTTCTCAGATGAAATTTATGATAAGATACTCTACGACGGAGCGGTACATTACCCTATGGGT
Encoded here:
- a CDS encoding methyltransferase family protein, encoding MELIKEFDKQGNFLFKYRGTLPIIILFLGLSVHAYVRWEDARTGNTDFTENGYEFFCLCVALLGLVIRILTVGYAQKNTSGRNTARQVADHLNTSGMYSIVRHPLYLGNFFMWLGVAMLTQHTWFIVAFILLYWLYYERIMYAEEQFISKKFGKSFSEWASRTPAIVPYISQWNNPNLEFSTKKILRQEKNGFAAIFILFFLFDTVGEYITYGDVQFRNIHWLFLCLGSCVTYMVLKLMKNSSFLKPGVHR
- a CDS encoding pyridoxal phosphate-dependent aminotransferase produces the protein MEFLKSQRLNNLRYEIRGATYEKALELESQGYKIHNLNIGNPAPFGFDSPDEIVHDIIMNLRNAQGYSDSRGLFAARKAVMHYTQNRGIQDVEINDIFIGNGVSELILLSMQALLNPGDEILVPSPDYPLWTASIALSGGKPVHYICDEASDWNPDLDDMERKITSRTKGIVLINPNNPTGAVYEKDILEKIARMAEEHKLIIFSDEIYDKILYDGAVHYPMGTLVTDTLCVSYGGLSKNYRSAGFRGGWMILSGAKQKAKSYIEGILLLASMRLCANVPTQYAIQTALGGYQSINELVTPSGRLHKQMNLIYDRLTAIPGITCVKPKGSLYVFPKIDLKKFGLHTDEQFVYDLLSEQKVLVVAGTGFNYITDDHFRIVFLPTLDELNQAMDKVQFFLESRRVLSSRMIEDIMV